GCCTTCGCCTTCGCCGTCGCCGAGCCCGTCCCCGTCCCCGTCCCCGTCGCCGTCGCCGAGCCCGAGTCCGTCCCCTTCGCCGTCGCCGAGCCCGTCCCCGTCCCCGTCGCCGAGCCCGAGTCCGTCGCCGTCGCCGAGCCCGTCCCCGTCCCCGTCGCCGAGCCCGAGCCCGTCGCCGAGCCCAAGCCCTTCGCCGAGCCCGAGCCCGTCCCCGTCCCCGTCGCCGAGCCCGAGTCCGTCGCCGAGTCCTTCGCCCTCTCCCTCTCCGTCGCCCAGTCACTCGTACTCCCCGCGCCCCAGTCCGAGTCACAGCTACAGCCCGAGCCCGAGTCACTCCCCGTCGGTGACACCCTCGCCGAGTGCCAGCCCCAGTCCGAGTCACAGCTACAGCCCGAGCCCGAGTCACTCCCCGTCGGTGACACCGTCGCCGAGTGCGAGTGCGAGTGCGAGTGCGAGTGCCAGCCCCAGTCCGAGTCACTCCCACTCGCACAGCCCGGGGGTGAGCCCCAGCCCGTCGCTGCCCTCCACCGGTGGCAGTGGGAGCCCGGTCGTGCTGGGCCTGGCGGCGGCCGCGCTGCTGGCGGGTGGCGGCCTGGTCGTGATGGTCGTCCGCCGTCGTGGACGCCACAGCTGATCCGCCACGGCTGATGCGCCGTTGACCGGCTGACGCCGCAGTAGGAGGCCGTCCGGGGCCCACGGGCCCCGGACGGCCTCCTCGCTCGTCCGGCCACTGATCGGTGTCGGTGTCGGTGTCGGCGGGGACGTGCGGGCGGCGGGTCGGATCGTGGCCCGTCCCGGGGGCGTCGCCACCGTCACGAGGGGGGCGGCGGGGCGGTCAACGGCGGCAGCTCGAAAGGGCCGTCGCCGGGGCCGGGGCGGCGAGCATGGCGGCGGAGACGACCGTCAGGTCGGCAAGGAACGTCTCCTCGTCGGTCAGCGGCACGGTGTCGGAGAGGTACTGCTGCGCCCGCCCGGCCAGTGCGGCGCACACCAGCGTCAGGACGTGGTCGATCCGCTCCAGGCGGATCGGTTCGGGCAGATTCAGGATCCGGTTCTCGACCAGTCGGATCACCGCCCGGTGGCCGCCGCCGGCCTGGGGCGGCCACGGGCTCCCGGGGCGTACTCCGCCCGCGTGGCCGAGCTGGGCGGAGATCCGCAGGCAGTGGCGACCGCGACCGGTCCGCAGTTCGGTCGCCTCGGCGGTGATCAGCGCGCCGAGCAGCTCCGGCAGCGCGGCCCCGTCGAGCCCGGGCAGCCACGGCGCGAGGGCCCGCTCGGTGCGGTCGCGGCTGCCGGCCATGATCGCGTCGAGCAGGCCCTCGCGGGAGCCGAAGTGGTACTGCACGGCGGAGGGGTTGCCCTGTCCGGCGAGCCGGGTGATGTCCCTGGTCAGGGCCGCTTCGACACCGCGGGTGGCGAACAACTGCTCGGCGGCGCGCAGCAGCTTCTCGCGGGTCTGGTGGCCCGCCGACGTCCTTGCCATGCGACCAGGTTGATGCTTGCCGTGGGCGACGGCAAGACCGCGCCCGGCGCGGGTGCTACGTCACCGCCCCGCGCCGCCCGAACCGCTCGGCCCGCCACTCGCCGGACTCCAGGACCTCCGCCAGATGCCGCGCCGCCTCCCAGACCTCCGCGTACGACAGGTAGAGCGGGGTGAAGCCGAAGCGCATCAGATCGGGTGCCCGGAAGTCGCCGATCACCCCGCGCTCGATCAGCGCCTGCACCACCGGGTACCCGTCGGGGTGCCGCAGTGCGACCTGGCTGCCCCGGCGGGCGTGCTCGCGCGGCGTGACCACCTCCACGTCCAGCGGCTCGACCAGCGCGATGAACAGGTCGGTCAGCGCCAGGCTCTTCGCTCGGACGGCCCGCAGGTCGACCGGCTCCCAGACGTCCAGGCTCGCTTCCAGCGCGGCCTGGCCGAGCAGCGAGGGCGAGCTGGTGAGGAACCGCCCGATCCCGCCGGTCGGTTCGTAGCCGGCCTCGAACGCGAACGGCCGGGCATGGCCGAACCAGCCGCTCAGCGGCTGCACGGCGGCATCCTGGTGCCGCTCGGCCACGTACAGGAACGCGGGTGAACCAGGGCCGCCGTTCAGGTACTTGTAGGTGCAGCCGACCGCGAAGTCCGCACCGCAGGAGTTCAGTTCCACCGGCAGCGCACCCGCCGAGTGGCAGACGTCCCAGATCATCAGCGCGCCGGCCGCCCGCACCCGCGCGGTGATCGCGGCCATGTCCAGCAACTCGCCGGTGCGGTAGTCGACATGGGAGAGCACCACGGCCGCGACGTCGTCGTCGAGCCGGGCCTCCAGCTCCTCGGCGGAGGACAGCAGGACGCTGCGGGCCCCCTCGAACAGACCGGTCACGCCCTCGGCGATGTACAGGTCGGTCGGGAAGGCCGCGCCGTCGCCCAGCACCGTCCGCCGTCCCGGCCGCAGCCGCAGGGCCGCCGACAGCACCTTGAACAGGTTGACCGAGGTGGTGTCGCACACCACCACCTCCCCGGCCGAGGCCCCGACCAGCGGTGCGATCCGCCCGCCGAGCCGGTACGGCTGCTCGAACCAGCCGGCCTCGTTCCAGCTGCGGATCAGCTCCTTGCCCCACTCGGCCTCGACGGTCCGGCGTACCCGCTCGGGGGTGCGCACCGGCAGCGCGCCGAGCGAGTTGCCGTCCAGGTAGATCACGCCCTCGGGCAGGCTGAACTCCTCGCGCAGCGCCGCGAGCGGATCAGCCGCGTCCAGCGCCTCGCACTCGGCACGGGTGATCACGGCCCGAAACCCCACGTCATGTCCTTCCGTCGATCGTTGTGTCCCCGCGCGTCGCGTGGTCCCTCGTTCCGCCGGCACGGTCCGCTCAGCCGTCGCGGGCCCTCGCGCCGTCGCGGGCCCTCGCGCCGGTACGGGCCCTCCCGCCGTCACAGTTCGTTCCTGACCGTCCACAGCTCGGGGAAGACGTCCTGCTCGGCCGAGCGCTTCAGCCAGCTCAGGCCGCTGGAGCCGCCGGTGCCCGGCTTGTCTCCCATCGTCCGCTTGACCGAGGAGTAGTGCCGCTGCCGCCACCGGGTGACCCGCTCGGCCGTGTCCAGCAGCGCCTCGCCCAGCCCCACGAGATCGGCCAGGGCCGGATCGCGGTAGACCTGCCGCCAGCCGGCCTCCACCTGCGGCGACGGCCGGTGGCGCTGCGCCGAGGGTTCGCAGGGGACCGCGAGACCGCGCCGGGCGAGCAGCGCCAGCACGTCGTCGTACAGGCTCGGTGCCCGCAGGGCGCCCGCCAGCTCCTGGTACGTCCCGGGCACCTCCTCGTACATCCGCAGCAGGTGGTCGCTCTTGTTGCCGAGCAGGAACTCCAGCCGCAGGAAGGCCGAGGACTGGAAGCCGGACGCCTCCCCGAGCACCTCGCGGAACGCGCCGAACTCCTGCGGGGTCATCGTCGCCAGCAGGTCCCAGGAGCCGACCAGTACGTCCTGGACGTGCGTCCCGCGCCGCAGGGCCGCCAGCGCCGCCGGCAGGTCGTCCTCGCGCAGCGCCTGCTGGGCCAGGGCCCACTCGTGCAGCAGCAGGTCGAAGAGCAGCTCCATCACCTGGGTGGTGATGATGAACGAGAGCTCGGCCGGCACCTTGCTGCGCGGGTGCTGCAGGGCGTGCAGCTCCTCCAGCCGGACGTACCGGGCGTACGGGGTTCCGTGCCCCGGCTCCTCGGCCCGACCGAACGAAAGGTTGGGCGTGCTCACCGCTTCGTTCCCCATCTCGTAACCTCCTGACGGCCCGCTCCGCACCGGATCTCCCGGCCATCCCGGTCCGTCCCGGTGGGGCGGACCCATTGTGCGGCGGCCCCGGCCCGCTCTTGAATGGGCTTCGGACACCGGATCGACGGCCGCGCCTTCCATTCAAATGGTCTTTCCGGTCTCCGGCCTCACGAACGTAAACCACCCGCCGCCCACCCAGTCCGAGGAACCCGCCATGGACGCCGTCGACCGCCGCCTGCTCGCCGAACTCCAGGCCGACGCCAGGCTCTCCTACAACGAGCTCTCCCGCCGGGTCAGCCTCTCGGCGCCGGCCGTCGCCGAACGCGTCCGCCGGCTGGAGGCCGACGGGGTGATCAGCGGCTACCACGCCCACATCGACCTCGCCAAGGCCGGCCTGCGGGTCACCGCGCTGGTCCAGATGCAGTGCTACGGACCGCGCTGCCTGCTGCGCGATCCCGGCGTCGCGGACTGGCCCGAAGTGCTCCAGCTGCACCGGGTCACCGGCGGGGCCTGCTGCGCGCTGCTGGTCGCGGTGCCCGCGATGGCCGACTTCGAGGCGCTGATCGACCGCCTCGCCGCGCACGGCCAGCCCGCCAGCTCGATGATCCTCTCCAGCCCGGTGCCCTGGCGCCCGGTGGTCGCGCCCTGAGTCGATCCGGGTAGCTTGGCGGCCATGCCGACCAACCGTCACGTCCTGCTGCTGTCCGGAAGCCTGCGCGCCGGCTCCTCCAACGAGGCCGTGCTGCGCACCGCCGTCGAGGTCGCCCCCGAGGGCGTCACCACCACGCGCTACGAGGGCCTGGCCGCCCTGCCGCACTTCAACCCGGACGAGGACACCGATCCGCTGCCGGCGCCCGTGGCGGCGCTGCGCGAGGCCCTGGCGGTGGCCGACGCCGTCCTGGTCTGCACCCCCGAGTACGCGGGCACGCTGCCCGGCTCGTTCAAGAACCTGCTGGACTGGACGGTCGGCGGCACCGAGATCTCGGACAAGCCGGCGGCCTGGATCAACGCCGCCAACCCCGGCCGGGGCCAGGGCGCCGAGGCCACCCTGCGGCTGGTGCTCGGCTACACCGGCGCCGTCGTCCGGGAGCGGGCCTGCGTCCGCGTCCCGGTCGGCCCCGGCTCGGTCGGCCCGGACGGCCTGCTCACCGATCCGGCCGCCCGCGCCCGGATCGCCGAGGTGCTCACCCGCCTGACCACGGCCTGAGCCGCGGGCCCGAGCACGGGCCCAACCAGGCCCGGCCGGAGCGCCCTGCGTATCGTGGACGGCATGAGCGAGCACCACGGTTGGCAGGTCGCCCCGGACCGGGGCGCCGCCGTCCAGGCCGAATGCGCCCATCTCGACGAGCCGGGGGAGTTCACCCCCCGCGCCGTGCGCGGCTGCGAGGAGTGCCTGCGGGCGGGTGGCCGCTGGGTGCACCTGCGCGAGTGCCTGGTCTGCGGGCACCTCGGCTGCTGCGACAGCTCGCCCGGGAAGCACGCCCACGCGCACGCCCACACCCTGCCCGGCCATGACCTGGCCCGGTCGGCGGAGCGCGGCGAGGACTGGGCCTGGTGCTACGCGGACGAGGTCTTCCTGCGACCCGCCGGCTGACCCGGCCGACTGACCCGGCCGGCGCCGCGCGCCGCTCGCCGCCCGCCGTCCCCGCCGCCTAGTGGCCGCCCGCCAGGTGCGCGCCCAGCCCGGCCAGGCCGTTCAGGAAGAGTTCGACGCCGACGGCCGCCAGCAGCAGCCCGAGCAGCCGGGAGACCAGCTCCAACGAGGTCCGCCGGCTGCGCTGGAGCAGCGGGGCCAGCACCAGCACACAGACGCAGTTGATCGCCACCACCGCGACGTACGCGGCGGCCACGGTGCTGTGCCAGGCCCAGGTGTCCTTGCTCAGCGAGCCGATCAGCACACCGGTCATCGCGAGCGGGCTGGCGATGTACGGCAGCAGCAGCGCGCGGATGCCGTCGACCATCGGGTTGGCCAGGTGTGCGTCGTCGTCCGCGCCGCCGCCCAGGTGGACGCCGAGCACCAGGGCCACCGCGTAGATGAAGAAGATCGCCCCGCCGGCCAGCTGCAGCGACTGGTCGCTGACGTGGAAGAGCGTGGTGACGAAGTCGGCGGTGAACGACATCACCCCGCCGACCACCGCCGCCACCAGCGCGCTCCACAACGCGAGGCGGCGCAGGTAGCCCGCGTCACGTCCGGCGCCGAGCTGGGCGAAGGCCAGCAGGACCTTGGGCGGGCCGACCACCGCGAAGAACGCGATGAACGCGCTGCTGAGATCGAAGACGTACATGCCCCAAGCCTTACCGCTCCACGACGGTCACGCCGCCCGCGCGCAGCGTGTCGAGCACCGCCTCGTAGTAGCTCAGGTCGCGTCCGGCGACCTCCAGCCGGCTGGTCAGCCACCGGCGCGCGACCGCCGCGTCGTGCCAGACCAGGGTGAACGGCGCCGCCGGGCCGAAGCCGCCGCGCAGGCAGTCGGCGAGCGCGTCCAGATTGGCGCCGTAGTAGCCGCCGGGGCCGTTGAGGGCCGCGCCGATGGCGGCGTAGCAGCCGGCCCGGTCCGTGACGTCGGCGCCGCGCAGCTGGTACTCGGGCGGTTTCCGTTCCGGTGTCCGTGTCATCGCGGCTCCCTGGGCCCGGCCGCTCCCGACGGGTGCGGCTCGCGGCCCGATCTTCGCCCGGATGGCGGCGCCGGGTCGAGCCGGCGGGCCGGATGGGCTGGGATGGAAGGCAGGAGCATCAGCCGTACGAAACAGAGGCCCGACATGACCTGTCTGAATCGCAAGGATCTCGGCCTGCTCGCCCTGCGGACGGCGGTGGGCGGGGTGCTCGTCGCCCACGGCACCCAGAAGCTGTTCGGGTGGTTCGGCGGCGGCGGCCTGGAGGGCACCACGCAGGGCATGGAACACATGGGTTTCCACCCGGCCCGGCAGAGCGCGATCGCCGCGGGCCTGGGGGAGGCGGGTGGCGGGGCGATGCTGATGGCCGGCCTGGCGACCCCGGCGGCCGGGTCGATCGTGGCCGGCACCATGGCGGGCGCCGTCGCGGTGCACGCCCCGGCCGGGTTCTTCAGCACGGCCGGCGGCTTCGAGTACCCGGCGCTGCTCGGCGCGGCCGGCCTCTCGCTCGGACTCTCCGGTGCCGGGCGCTACTCGCTGGACCACGCCCTGGGCCATCGGGTCGACCGGCCCTGGATCGGCCTGCTCGCGTTCACCGCGAGCGCCGTCTCGGCCTACTCGGTGGTGGCCCGCCGACGGCACGTGGTCCGGCTGCGCGAGGAGCGCGCGGCGATGGACGCGACGGGCGAGGAGGGCGCGGGCCTCTCCTGAGCCCCCGTCCCGCCGGCCTGGCAGCGACCACCCGGCGCCACCACTCCCGCCCGCGGGCCGCCCGGCGCCCGGAGGTCGGCCGCACCGAGCCGGGAAGCGATCGGGCACGGCCCACCAGGGGCGCCCGGCGAAGAAGGAGAACACGATGGAACGTCAGCAGCCCCGCCGGACCGCACACGACACCGCCGCTCCGGTGGTCCGCCGGACCCGGGTGGTCGCCGTCGCGGCCGTGGCCGCCGCAGCGATCGGCGCGACGGCGCTGGTGGGCTGTTCGTCGAGCGGGACGGCGAGTTCGACGGTGTCCTCGGTGGCCTCCGTGGCGCAGTCCGCGATCTCGGCCGCCGCGTCCGCCGCCTCCTCCGCGGTGGCCTCGGGCGCCGGTCAGCTCGGCTCGGCGGCCGCTTCCGCCGAGGCGGCCGCCTCCTCCGCGATCGCGAGCGTCAAGGGCGGCCTGGACGCCAAGGACGACGTGGCCGTCGGTCCGGTCACCATCGAGGCGGACGGCAAGGCGCAGGCGACCCTGACCGTCACCGACCACGCCTCGCAGTCGGGCAAGTACACCGTCCAGGTCAACTTCACCGACGAGTCCGGGAACGTCCTGGACGCCGCCGTGGTCAACGTCCCCGAGGTGGCCGCCGGCCAGAGCACGCAGGCCACCGTGCGCAGCAACCGCAACCTGAGCGGCGGCGTCCTGGCGGCGGTGATCCGGGCCGTCCGCTACTGACGTCCGGGGCCGTCCGGGGCCGTCCGGGGCCGTCGGGCAGCCGGGGAACGGGGCATGGGGACGGGCAGGCGGCCGGGCCGTCCGCGACGCCGGACGCCGGGCCTCCCGGGGCGGCCCCTCCGGGCTCCCGGCGGGTGGAGAAGGCCGAGGGCCGGCGCCCGGTGGTGCACGTCGGCGCACTTGACCC
The sequence above is drawn from the Kitasatospora sp. NBC_00315 genome and encodes:
- a CDS encoding TetR/AcrR family transcriptional regulator — translated: MARTSAGHQTREKLLRAAEQLFATRGVEAALTRDITRLAGQGNPSAVQYHFGSREGLLDAIMAGSRDRTERALAPWLPGLDGAALPELLGALITAEATELRTGRGRHCLRISAQLGHAGGVRPGSPWPPQAGGGHRAVIRLVENRILNLPEPIRLERIDHVLTLVCAALAGRAQQYLSDTVPLTDEETFLADLTVVSAAMLAAPAPATALSSCRR
- the kynU gene encoding kynureninase; protein product: MGFRAVITRAECEALDAADPLAALREEFSLPEGVIYLDGNSLGALPVRTPERVRRTVEAEWGKELIRSWNEAGWFEQPYRLGGRIAPLVGASAGEVVVCDTTSVNLFKVLSAALRLRPGRRTVLGDGAAFPTDLYIAEGVTGLFEGARSVLLSSAEELEARLDDDVAAVVLSHVDYRTGELLDMAAITARVRAAGALMIWDVCHSAGALPVELNSCGADFAVGCTYKYLNGGPGSPAFLYVAERHQDAAVQPLSGWFGHARPFAFEAGYEPTGGIGRFLTSSPSLLGQAALEASLDVWEPVDLRAVRAKSLALTDLFIALVEPLDVEVVTPREHARRGSQVALRHPDGYPVVQALIERGVIGDFRAPDLMRFGFTPLYLSYAEVWEAARHLAEVLESGEWRAERFGRRGAVT
- a CDS encoding tryptophan 2,3-dioxygenase — encoded protein: MGNEAVSTPNLSFGRAEEPGHGTPYARYVRLEELHALQHPRSKVPAELSFIITTQVMELLFDLLLHEWALAQQALREDDLPAALAALRRGTHVQDVLVGSWDLLATMTPQEFGAFREVLGEASGFQSSAFLRLEFLLGNKSDHLLRMYEEVPGTYQELAGALRAPSLYDDVLALLARRGLAVPCEPSAQRHRPSPQVEAGWRQVYRDPALADLVGLGEALLDTAERVTRWRQRHYSSVKRTMGDKPGTGGSSGLSWLKRSAEQDVFPELWTVRNEL
- a CDS encoding Lrp/AsnC family transcriptional regulator gives rise to the protein MDAVDRRLLAELQADARLSYNELSRRVSLSAPAVAERVRRLEADGVISGYHAHIDLAKAGLRVTALVQMQCYGPRCLLRDPGVADWPEVLQLHRVTGGACCALLVAVPAMADFEALIDRLAAHGQPASSMILSSPVPWRPVVAP
- a CDS encoding NADPH-dependent FMN reductase — encoded protein: MPTNRHVLLLSGSLRAGSSNEAVLRTAVEVAPEGVTTTRYEGLAALPHFNPDEDTDPLPAPVAALREALAVADAVLVCTPEYAGTLPGSFKNLLDWTVGGTEISDKPAAWINAANPGRGQGAEATLRLVLGYTGAVVRERACVRVPVGPGSVGPDGLLTDPAARARIAEVLTRLTTA
- a CDS encoding UBP-type zinc finger domain-containing protein; translated protein: MSEHHGWQVAPDRGAAVQAECAHLDEPGEFTPRAVRGCEECLRAGGRWVHLRECLVCGHLGCCDSSPGKHAHAHAHTLPGHDLARSAERGEDWAWCYADEVFLRPAG
- a CDS encoding MarC family protein codes for the protein MYVFDLSSAFIAFFAVVGPPKVLLAFAQLGAGRDAGYLRRLALWSALVAAVVGGVMSFTADFVTTLFHVSDQSLQLAGGAIFFIYAVALVLGVHLGGGADDDAHLANPMVDGIRALLLPYIASPLAMTGVLIGSLSKDTWAWHSTVAAAYVAVVAINCVCVLVLAPLLQRSRRTSLELVSRLLGLLLAAVGVELFLNGLAGLGAHLAGGH
- a CDS encoding barstar family protein — protein: MTRTPERKPPEYQLRGADVTDRAGCYAAIGAALNGPGGYYGANLDALADCLRGGFGPAAPFTLVWHDAAVARRWLTSRLEVAGRDLSYYEAVLDTLRAGGVTVVER
- a CDS encoding DoxX family protein, producing the protein MTCLNRKDLGLLALRTAVGGVLVAHGTQKLFGWFGGGGLEGTTQGMEHMGFHPARQSAIAAGLGEAGGGAMLMAGLATPAAGSIVAGTMAGAVAVHAPAGFFSTAGGFEYPALLGAAGLSLGLSGAGRYSLDHALGHRVDRPWIGLLAFTASAVSAYSVVARRRHVVRLREERAAMDATGEEGAGLS